A region of the Halorussus salilacus genome:
TCTCGGCGACGCTCGGCGGGTCGTCTGCCGGACCGCAGACGTCGCCGCGGTGGATGTCGTCCTTGCCGATGCCCCGGACGTTGAAGCCGACGTTGTCGCCGGGACCCGCCTGCGGGACCTCCTCGTGGTGCATCTCGATGGTCTTGACCTCGCCGCCCACGTCGCTGGGCTGGAACGAGACGGTGTCGCCGGTGTTCAACATCCCCGTCTCGACGCGGCCGACCGGAACGGTCCCGATGCCCGAGATGGTGTACACGTCCTGAATCGGCAGGCGCAGCGGCGCGTCGGTCGGCGGGTCGGGCTCTTCGAGGCCGTTGAGCGCTTCGAGGATGAGTTCGCCGTCGTACCACGGCATGTCGTCGCTGCGGTCGACGACGTTGTCGCCCTCCAGCGCCGAGATGGGGATGAAGCTGGCGTCCTCGGTGTTAAAGCGCACCTGATTCAGGAGGTCGGTGACCTCCTCGACGACCTCGCGGTAGCGGTCCTCGTCGTAGTCGACCGTGTCCATCTTGTTGACCGCGACGATGAGTTCGTTGATGCCCAGCGTCCGCGCGAGGAAGACGTGTTCCTGTGTCTGGGGGGCGACGCCGTCGTCTGCGGCGACGACCAGCACGGCGTTGTCGGCCTGCGAGGCCCCCGTTATCATGTTCTTCACGAAGTCGCGGTGGCCGGGCGTGTCCACGATGGTGAAGTAGTACTCGTCGGTCTGGAACTCCTGATGGGCGATGTCGATGGTGACGCCGCGCTCGCGTTCCTCCGCGAGGTTGTCCATGACGTAGGCGAACTCGAAGCCGCCCTTGCCCTTCTCCTCTGCCTCCTCGCGGTGCTGTTCGATGATGTGCTCCGGGATGGACCCCGTCTCGAAGAGGAGTCGCCCGACCAGCGTGCTCTTTCCGTGGTCGACGTGGCCGATGATGGCCAGATTCTGATGCGGTTTGTTGGTCTCTGACATGGTTTCCCCCACCGTAGAACACTAGTCGCGGTTCATGGGTATGAAAGTTGCTCCGGTGTGAGGCCTCACCTCCCCCGCGGTCGGCCCGTCGCGGTCGCGGCTCACCGCACCTCGGGGGCGTACCACGACAGCACCGCCCCGAGGACCGCCACCCCGGTCGCGAGCAGGAAGGCGGGCCGGTACCCGGCGCGAGCGATTATCTCGCCGCCGACGATGGGCGCGAGGAAGGCCCCGAGCAGACCGACGCTCGTCAGCATCGAGACCGCGGTGGTCCGGACCGCCGGGGAGACGACCTCGACGACGTAGGTGTAGAACAGCCCGAGCGCGAGCTGGACCGCGAACCCGGAGACGACGACGAGCGCGACCACCGGGGCGACCGACGAGACCGCGACGAACCCGGCGACCGCGGGCGCGGCCGCCGCGAACGACAGCAACGCGACCGGACGACGCTTGCCGCCGAACAGCCGGTCCGAGAGCACGCCGCCGCCGGTCCGCGAGACCACGCCGACCGCGGGGAACAGCGCGGTCAACAGGCCCCCCGCCGCCAGCGAGACCCCGAGGCTGTCGGTCAGGTAGCTCGGGAGCCAGCTGTTGAGAAAGAGGTACAGCGAGAACCCGAGGAAGCTGAGGATGCAGAGCGTCCACGCCGCGCGGTTCCGAAACAGCGCTGCGAACTCCTCGCGACTCGGCGCGTCGGCCTCGACCGCGAGGCTCCGCCCGCGGGTCGCGAGCAGGAAGACCGCGACCCCGACCACCGCGAGGGCCGCGAACGTCGGCAAGGCCGCCTCCCAGCCGAGCGCCTCGGCGACCAGCGGGCTGCCGAACTGCCCCAGCGCGAACCCGACCGGCGCGCTCGCGGTGAACACGCCGACCGCGGTCGCGCGAACCTCGGCGTCGACCGCCTGCCCCACGAGGTTCGCGCCCGCGTTCCAGAACACGACGTACGCGAACCCGCCGAGGATTCGGGAGGCGAACAGCCACCAGTAGGCCCCGGCGACCGCGGCGGCCCACCCCCACCCGCCCGCGACGAGCAGCGCGAGGGCCGCGGCCGCGACCGCCCGCCGGACCGACACGCGGTCGAGCGCCGCCCCGACCGGGACGCTCGCGACGACCGCGGTGAGGTACATCACGCTCACGAGCCACCCCGCCGCGGTCGCTCCCACGCCGAGCGACTCGCGGACGAGGGGCAGGACGCTCGCCGGGGCTATCTCGTACGCGCCCGCCGCGGTCGAGAGCACGAACAGTCCGGCCACGAGACCGACGGTTCGGCGTCGGGACCGCTCGCCCGAACCCGCTGTCGCGCCGTCGCGTTCGGTCACGTCTCTCCCTTTTCAGGTCGAATATAAAATTCTGCGCGTGGCGGAACCCTCTGCGCTCGCCCGCCGGGGTCACGGCTGGCTACCCGCGGTCGTACCGGAGGCCGAACTCGCGTTCGAGCGTCGCGTGCCACTCCTCGTGGGTCACGGTGCGCTCGCGCTCGTCGCCACTCACGTACTCGGTCAGGGTCTCGCCCGAGAGCTTCCGGTGGCCCTCGTCGGTCGCGACCGAGACGACGGGGTCGCCCGTGAACGGCGACTCGGGGGCGGTCTGGAGGTAGTCGTTGGTCGCCTCGAAGTAGCGGAACTCGCGGGCCACGTCGCTGAACACGTAGCGCGTGGACCACTCCACGTCGCCGGGTCCGCGGTACTCCGAGCGGTAGGTCTCGTCGGGCCGGTCGCTCTCGGCGATTCGCCACTCGACGCCGACCGAATCGGAGCGCGGGGTCCCGTCGAGGGGAATGGGTCGGCGCATCGTCGGGACCCCCATCCCCACGTCGACCACGTACCGGCGGTCGAGTTCCACGATATTAGCATGGTGATTCGCGGGCGGGCGCGCGTCGCCGTCGTCGCCGACGACCCGCGCCGCCACGCGGTCCACGTCGTAGCCGAACACGGCGAGTAGCGAGTGGAAGAGGCCGTTGAGTTCGAAGCAGTAGCCGCCCCGCCCGCGCTCGACGACCTTCTCGCGGAGGTGCGGGGTCGAGAGGACCACGCGTTCGCCGTCACCCTCGGCATCCCGGTCGCCGTGGGGGTCGCCGACGACGGACAGATTCTCGAACGGGACCGCGGTGACGTGGGCGCGCTGGAGGCGTTCGAGCGTGTCGAGGTCGGGCGTCTCGACGGTCCCGGGGTCGATGCCGATGCGTTCGAGGTACGCGTCGGGGTCCACGTCGTTGGGTTCGAGGTACGCGTCGGGGTCCACGTCGTCGCGTTCGCGTTGCGTTTCGGGGTCCGAGCGCGCCCGACGGGCGCGCTCGGACCCGCCGCCGGTCGGACCGGCCGCCGACGTATCGCGTGACATCTCGTTCGGACGTTCCGCCTCTCGGCCCTTCACTGTATCCTGTAGCCGATTTGTGTAAGGCTGGATACCATTCGCTACTCGTAGGCCTCGCGGATTCGCTCGAACTGCTCGTCAGACAGCGAGATGTCGCTCGCGCCGAGGTTCTCCTCCAGTTGGTCGACGGTTCGTGCGCCGACGATGGGGACGCAGCGGAACTCGCGCTGGTCGGCCAGCCACCGCAGCGACACCTGCGCGGGCGTGGCGTCGACCTCGTCGGCGACCGCCTCGACGGCGTCGAGGACCGCCCACTGGCGGTCGTCCCACCTGTCTCCCCACTCGTAGAGTTCGCCGCGCGACCCCTCGGGGACGGTCCCCTCGCGGTCGTATTTCCCCGTCAGAAATCCGCCTTCGAGCGGCGAGTACGGACACACCGCGAGGTCTCGGTCGGCGCACACGTCGAGGTAGTCGGCGACCGGGTCCCGATACGCGGCGTTGAACCTCGGTTGGGTCACCTCGAAGCGCTCCAGTCCCTCCACGTCGCTGGTCCAGAGCGCCTTGGTCAGCTTCCACGCCGCCATCGAACTCGCCGCGAGGTAGTTCACTTTCCCCTCGCGAACGAGGTCGTTCAAGGTCTGCAGGGTCTCCTCGATGGGCGTCTCGTCGTCCCAGCGGTGGACGTAGTACACGTCGAGGTAGTCCGTGCCGAGTCGGTCGAGCGTGCCCTCGATCTGGGCCCGGACGTGCTTGCGCGAGAGGCCCCTGTCGTTTGGGCCCTCGTCGACGCCGAAGTACACCTTCGAGGCCAGCACGAAGTCCTCGCGGTCGTGGTCGGCGAGCCAGTCGCCGATCCACTCCTCTGCGGTGCCGTTGGGGTCGCCGTAGACGTTCGCGGTGTCGACGAAGTTGACCCCGCGGTCCCACGCCGCGTCGAGCAGGTCGTGGGCGGTCTTGCGGTCGGTCTCGACGGTGCCGTTCGACTCCTTGCCGAACCGCCACGTCCCGAAGCATATCTCGCTGACCTTGGTGCCCGTGGAGCCGAGTCTGACGTACTCCATACTCGTCCGGTCGGGGGTTTCGTCCTTAGTTCTGTGCGTGGCGGTCCCCGGAACGCCTCCGACCGAGACGCCGTCACCGACCCGAAGATATTAATAAGTTTACACTCTACCCGGCGTATGGTCCGCGCGGAGCGAGAGAAGCGCAGGCGGAAGTCTGGGGGCCGGTCTCGGGGGCAATCGCCGAGCGACGAGTCGCGGCGTTCCGCGACCCGCGGAACCGACCGCTCGGTCCGGCTGGTGGCTCTAGGACTCCTCATGGCGGTCGGCGCTCTCGGAGCGCTCTGGGGTAGCCTGCTGTTGATCGCCGGTGGGATGGGCATCGTCGGGTTTCCACTCGCACTCGCCGCGACCGGCCAGCTCGTGGTCGCGGTCGGGGTGCTCGCCACCCGTGCGTGGGCGTTCTTCTGGGCGACGCTCCTCCTCTTCGTGAACGTGTTCTTCGGCACGGTCCGGGTGTTCCTGACGGGAGAGGGAATCGCCTCGGTCCTGGTCGGGGTCCTCTGCCTCGCCGTCCTGCTCAGTGCCGCCGAAGAGTTCGCGTGACGCCACGGCGGTCCCAATCCTGGCGGCGACAAGCTCACGGGTCGAGGACACGGGAGCGCCCGGGACACCGCTCTCGGGTCACCGATACGTCTCGCGCTCGGCGAACCGGACGCGCGTGTCGCCCGATTCGGCCATCAGCCGGGTTCCGTCGTCGCCGTCGACGGCCGTCACCGTGAGGTCTCCCACGTCGGCCGATTCGTTGGTCTCGGGGACCGGTACGGCGTCGACGGTCTCGCCGTCGGTCAGGACCGCGACCTCGAATCCTTCCGGGGTCGGGACCACTTCGAGACGTCGACCGTCGACCTCGGCGCTCGCCCGAGACCCGTCGGAGGTGAACGCCCGGACGGTCTCGCCGCCAGCGCCCGGTTCGAGGTCGACCGCGTAGGCGGTGTCGTTGCCCAGCACCTCCCAGCCCGTTCGCTCGGCGCGGACCGTCTCGCGCCAGCCGACGCCGCCCACCGTGACGTTCCCCTCGCCCCTGAACGCGAGCGTCCGTCTGTCGAGGCCGACTGTCCAGAGCTCTCGGTCGTCGCTGGCGACGATGACGCCGCTGACGCTCGTCGGTTCGTCGGTGGCTTCGTCCCCGGTGTCGACGAGCCACTGCTGTCCGCTGGTGGCGTTCTCCGCGTAGGTGACGGCGTAGTCCCCGGCCGACACGCCCCCCTCGGGCATCGCGTCGGCCCCGACGACCGTCAGCCCGACGGGAACGCTCACGACCGCGACGAGCGCGGTGAACACCGCGATGGCGACCACGGCCCCGCCCCGCCACGACGCGGTCGAGGGCAGTCGGTCGTCGGGGGCCAGCGCGACGAGCGCCGGGACGGCCAGC
Encoded here:
- the tuf gene encoding translation elongation factor EF-1 subunit alpha, with the translated sequence MSETNKPHQNLAIIGHVDHGKSTLVGRLLFETGSIPEHIIEQHREEAEEKGKGGFEFAYVMDNLAEERERGVTIDIAHQEFQTDEYYFTIVDTPGHRDFVKNMITGASQADNAVLVVAADDGVAPQTQEHVFLARTLGINELIVAVNKMDTVDYDEDRYREVVEEVTDLLNQVRFNTEDASFIPISALEGDNVVDRSDDMPWYDGELILEALNGLEEPDPPTDAPLRLPIQDVYTISGIGTVPVGRVETGMLNTGDTVSFQPSDVGGEVKTIEMHHEEVPQAGPGDNVGFNVRGIGKDDIHRGDVCGPADDPPSVAETFTAQIVVMQHPSVITDGYTPVFHAHTAQVACTIESLDQKIDASSGEVEEENPDFIQSGDAAVITVRPQKPLSIEPSSEIPELGSFAVRDMGQTIAAGRVLEVHER
- a CDS encoding arylamine N-acetyltransferase family protein, with the translated sequence MSRDTSAAGPTGGGSERARRARSDPETQRERDDVDPDAYLEPNDVDPDAYLERIGIDPGTVETPDLDTLERLQRAHVTAVPFENLSVVGDPHGDRDAEGDGERVVLSTPHLREKVVERGRGGYCFELNGLFHSLLAVFGYDVDRVAARVVGDDGDARPPANHHANIVELDRRYVVDVGMGVPTMRRPIPLDGTPRSDSVGVEWRIAESDRPDETYRSEYRGPGDVEWSTRYVFSDVAREFRYFEATNDYLQTAPESPFTGDPVVSVATDEGHRKLSGETLTEYVSGDERERTVTHEEWHATLEREFGLRYDRG
- a CDS encoding MFS transporter, which gives rise to MTERDGATAGSGERSRRRTVGLVAGLFVLSTAAGAYEIAPASVLPLVRESLGVGATAAGWLVSVMYLTAVVASVPVGAALDRVSVRRAVAAAALALLVAGGWGWAAAVAGAYWWLFASRILGGFAYVVFWNAGANLVGQAVDAEVRATAVGVFTASAPVGFALGQFGSPLVAEALGWEAALPTFAALAVVGVAVFLLATRGRSLAVEADAPSREEFAALFRNRAAWTLCILSFLGFSLYLFLNSWLPSYLTDSLGVSLAAGGLLTALFPAVGVVSRTGGGVLSDRLFGGKRRPVALLSFAAAAPAVAGFVAVSSVAPVVALVVVSGFAVQLALGLFYTYVVEVVSPAVRTTAVSMLTSVGLLGAFLAPIVGGEIIARAGYRPAFLLATGVAVLGAVLSWYAPEVR
- a CDS encoding aldo/keto reductase, whose protein sequence is MEYVRLGSTGTKVSEICFGTWRFGKESNGTVETDRKTAHDLLDAAWDRGVNFVDTANVYGDPNGTAEEWIGDWLADHDREDFVLASKVYFGVDEGPNDRGLSRKHVRAQIEGTLDRLGTDYLDVYYVHRWDDETPIEETLQTLNDLVREGKVNYLAASSMAAWKLTKALWTSDVEGLERFEVTQPRFNAAYRDPVADYLDVCADRDLAVCPYSPLEGGFLTGKYDREGTVPEGSRGELYEWGDRWDDRQWAVLDAVEAVADEVDATPAQVSLRWLADQREFRCVPIVGARTVDQLEENLGASDISLSDEQFERIREAYE